In Humulus lupulus chromosome 6, drHumLupu1.1, whole genome shotgun sequence, a single genomic region encodes these proteins:
- the LOC133786211 gene encoding wall-associated receptor kinase-like 5, with amino-acid sequence MVVTTMLNYYLFVIITGWFLMARPSTVLAAIYAKPHCKEKCGNITIPFPFGIGSSNCYFDKWFEISCHNSVPFLKHIQLQVLNISLYDNDDYRPQWVQVRSPISFFNCANKTSKKSANLTGSPFYYSYYNDFVAVSCGLVAKYEIRREVAASKSPWIMILVRLLQQIVITNTANMHS; translated from the exons ATGGTAGTGACTACTATGCTGAACTACTACTTGTTTGTTATCATAACTGGATGGTTCTTAATGGCAAGGCCGTCAACAGTACTAGCTGCTATATATGCCAAACCTCATTGTAAAGAAAAGTGCGGAAACATAACTATCCCATTCCCATTCGGAATTGGATCGTCCAATTGTTATTTTGACAAATGGTTCGAAATCTCATGCCACAACTCTGTGCCTTTCCTCAAACACATCCAACTACAGGTACTTAACATTTCGTTATATGATAATGACGACTATAGACCCCAATGGGTTCAGGTGAGAAGCCCCATCAGTTTCTTCAACTGTGCAAATAAGACAAGCAAAAAATCAGCAAATTTAACAGGAAGCCCCTTCTACTATTCTTATTACAATGACTTCGTTGCAGTAAGTTGTGGTCTTGTTGCCAAGTACGAAATAAGGAGAG AGGTGGCAGCTTCAAAATCTCCATGGATAATGATTCTAGTACGACTCTTGCAACAAATCGTGATAACGAATACTGCAAATATGCATTCCTGA
- the LOC133783551 gene encoding wall-associated receptor kinase-like 1, producing MWRLHKFIKKRKAVQQKKAFFKGLLLEQQMQTSENNVEQTKLFDLKELEKATNYFSMDRILGQGGQGTVYKGMLEDGKIVAIKKSKIIDEAKLSQFINEVVILTQINHRNVVKLLGCCLETDLPLLVYEFIPNGTLSEFIHQRNMEFPFTWSMRLRIATEVAGALSYLHSGASFSIYHRDVKSTNILLDEKLRAKVADFGTSRTISLEQTHLTTLVYGTFGYLDPEYFQLSQFTDKSDVYSFGVILVELLTGQKVISATRSEEGKSLATYFKMTMKENSLFDILDGQVLKDAPKKEIIVVADLAQRCLHLSGRNRPTMKEVAKELERIQVIDNKDSKGSQHDYVELAYAQPEIADSWTNSTSSIELTFDSAATSFSLHQELSLL from the coding sequence ATGTGGAGATTACACAAattcataaagaaaagaaaagcagTTCAACAGAAGAAAGCATTTTTCAAAGGTCTTTTGTTGGAACAACAAATGCAAACAAGTGAAAACAATGTTGAACAAACCAAGTTGTTTGATTTAAAAGAGTTAGAGAAGGCAACTAATTATTTTAGTATGGATAGAATTCTTGGCCAAGGAGGTCAAGGAACTGTGTACAAAGGTATGTTGGAAGATGGAAAGATTGTTGCTATAAAGAAGTCTAAAATAATTGATGAAGCCAAACTTTCTCAATTCATTAATGAGGTTGTCATTCTTACGCAAATCAATCATAGAAATGTTGTTAAGTTATTGGGATGTTGTTTGGAGACAGATCTTCCACTTCTAGTTTATGAATTCATACCAAACGGGACACTTTCTGAGTTTATTCATCAGAGAAATATGGAGTTTCCTTTTACATGGAGCATGCGATTGCGAATTGCAACTGAAGTTGCAGGAGCTCTTTCATACTTACATTCAGGGGCTTCTTTTTCAATTTATCATCGAGATGttaagtctacaaacatactccTAGATGAAAAATTGAGAGCAAAAGTTGCAGATTTTGGTACATCAAGAACTATTTCCTTAGAGCAAACTCACTTGACCACTTTAGTTTATGGCACATTTGGTTATCTAGATCCAGAATATTTTCAATTAAGCCAATTTACAGATAAGAGTGATGTTTATAGTTTTGGAGTGATTCTTGTCGAGCTCTTGACTGGACAAAAAGTAATATCTGCAACAAGGTCTGAAGAAGGAAAAAGTTTGGCGACATATTTCAAAATGACAATGAAGGAAAACAGTCTTTTTGACATTCTTGATGGTCAAGTTCTCAAAGATGCGCCAAAAAAAGAGATCATAGTTGTTGCTGATCTTGCACAGAGATGCTTACATTTGAGCGGAAGGAATCGACCTACCATGAAAGAAGTAGCAAAGGAGCTAGAGAGGATACAAGTCATTGATAATAAAGATTCAAAGGGTAGTCAACATGATTATGTAGAGTTAGCATATGCACAACCTGAAATTGCAGACTCTTGGACTAATTCCACATCGTCAATAGAGTTAACTTTTGATAGTGCTGCTACTAGCTTCTCGTTGCATCAAGAATTATCATTGTTGTAA
- the LOC133786212 gene encoding cytochrome c oxidase assembly protein COX15-like has product MDDGFCRVNRGMSIDDFKFIYWMEYAHRMWGRALGIMFALPFSYFLRKGYITIRLGLKLSTLFALGAGQGLIGWWMVKSGLEEPPSEYAQPRVSPYRLAAHLTSAFVIYSGLLWTGLSVVMPEPPAESMSWVKGPAKVKRLALPVSLLVGITAVSGAFVAGNDAGHAYNTFPKMGDTWIPGTCHLFATSLRILHWCRYSRDLKFRKIYFNPLNYELNGSNSLDHRILATATLVSIGSLWWLTRKVDLHPAVRYLIGSTVGMAGYLGDIYPFVIRASFPGQCSSSWGFDTNDPSHSHSEEAITRSS; this is encoded by the exons ATGGACGATGGTTTTTGCAGGGTTAATAGAGGAATGAGCATTGATGATTTCAAATTTATATACTGGATGGAATATGCTCATCGTATGTGGGGAAGAGCTCTTGGTATCATGTTTGCTTTGCCATTTTCATATTTTCTTCGTAAGGGATATATTACCATACGACTTGGACTGAAACTCTCTACTCTTTTCGCCCTTGGTGCTGGGCAGGGTCTGATTGGATGGTGGATGGTTAAAAGTGGTTTAGAG GAACCACCATCTGAATATGCACAGCCTAGAGTAAGCCCGTATCGGCTTGCAGCTCATCTCACTTCGGCATTTGTTATATACAGTGGCCTTCTTTGGACAGGTCTCTCGGTGGTAATGCCCGAACCACCTGCAGAATCAATGTCCTGGGTTAAGGGGCCTGCAAAAGTAAAGAGACTTGCTCTTCCTGTCAGCTTACTCGTCGGCATTACTGCTGTCTCAGGAGCATTTGTTGCAGGAAATGATGCT GGACATGCCTACAATACTTTTCCAAAGATGGGTGACACATGGATACCAGGGACATGCCACTTATTCGCAACTTCTTTGAGAATACTTCATTGGTGCAG GTATTCACGAGATCTCAAATtcagaaaaatatattttaatccaTTGAATTACGAGCTCAATGGCTCAAACTCC CTTGACCATCGTATCCTGGCAACAGCCACTTTAGTTTCAATCGGCTCATTATGGTGGTTAACGAGGAAGGTGGATCTTCATCCTGCAGTTCGATATTTGATTGGAAGCACTGTTGGCATGGCTG GTTACCTTGGGGATATCTACCCTTTTGTCATACGTGCCAGTTTCCCTGGGCAGTGCTCATCAAGCTGGGGCTTTGACACTAATGATCCTTCTCATTCACACTCTGAGGAAGCCATCACCCGCTCTTCTTAA
- the LOC133783553 gene encoding cytochrome c oxidase assembly protein COX15-like, which translates to MRRPDQLLRYIHGPRRPPYTSLANSLLIISTQLSYHTKEREMFRSRLSPFLLVKSNRKALYNHLTQATSSSSRVAREETSRFFSTGIVRRILHDFRSSPKGQCVPSLRNVSTVQSLNAKSNEGLKLLVNGGPHAQKMVGIWLFGSAAWVFSMVVLGGVTRLTRSGLSMTDWKFSGGLPPLSDEEWLQEFEKYKQSPEYKRSVKEKNSTCICSIANGL; encoded by the exons ATGCGCCGCCCCGACCAGCTGCTACGCTACATCCACGGTCCTCGTCGACCTCCTTACACCTCACTCGCCAACTCTCTGCTCATCATCTCAACTCAACTCAGCTACCACACA AAAGAAAGAGAGATGTTCCGGAGCCGATTATCACCATTTTTGTTGGTGAAGAGTAACCGTAAGGCTCTCTACAACCACCTCACCCAAGCAACATCATCTTCGTCTAGAGTTGCAAGGGAGGAGACATCTAGATTTTTCTCCACTGGAATCGTACGGAGAATTCTGCATGACTTCCGATCTTCCCCTAAG GGTCAGTGTGTGCCATCTTTGAGAAATGTTTCCACCGTGCAATCTCTTAATGCAAAAAGTAATGAAGGACTGAAGCTACTTGTAAATGGAGGACCTCATGCTCAGAAAATGGTTGGGATATGGCTCTTTGGCTCTGCTGCTTGGGTGTTTAGTATGGTCGTACTTGGAGGTGTTACACGACTAACAAGATCTGGTCTTTCAATGACTGATTGGAAGTTCAGTGGTGGGCTCCCTCCTCTATCTGATGAGGAATGGTTACAGGAATTCGAAAAGTACAAGCAGTCCCCTGAATATAAGCGGTCAGTGAAAGAAAAGAACAGTACATGTATTTGTAGCATTGCTAATGGTTTGTGA